The region TGGTAAGAAAATGGGTAAATCAGAGAAGGGCGCTATCTTCCTTAATCCTGATATGTGTCCCATCTTTGACTTCTTCCAATACTGGCGTAATGTTGATGATAGAGATGTTAAGAAGTTCCTTAAATTATTCACCTTCTTGTCATTAGAAGAGATTGAAACTCTCACAGCTGGAACAGAAGCAAAGGATATTAATAGAGCCAAGGAAATCCTGGCTTTTGAATATACCAAATTGATCCACGGTGAGGAAGAAGCGCAAAAAGCCTTAGATGGTGCACGTGCTGCCTTTAGTCAAGGGGGCGCCGGTAGCAAGGAAGGTATGCCTTCTGGTGAATACTCCCAGGCTCAAATACAAGCCGGTATTAATATTATGGATCTATTCACAGAAGTGGGCTTATGCCAATCCAAGAGTGAAGCTAGACGTTTAGTACAACAGAACGGCGCTGCTATCAATGGAGAGAAGTATAACAATATTGATTATGTGGTGAATGATTCTCATATAGATGAAGAAGGGGATATCATTCTTAAAGCTGGTAAGAAACGTTTCTTTAGAATTATTGTTAAATAAATAAGAGAAAAGCTGTTACAAGTATTAGATTGTAACAGCTTTTTTTAGTATAGGCTGTGTCCTAATTTAGTTTAAATCCCCTAACGTCTGTATCCAAATGATTGATCTTTTCCTGGTTGGATATGTTAAGTTTCTTTATATTATTCATAGCATCGTTTATTTCTTGAACACCTAATTCTATTTCTTTTATTCCCAGTGTTGCCTCATCAGATATTTGATCCAGTATACGCATGGTTTCTTGAATATCCTTACTTTGATCATCTATGGATTGGGATTCGTTACGAATGGCTTTTATCATCTCAGTGCCTTCGGAGGTAGATTTCAGTATTCTTTGACTTCCCTGGGATAGTTCAGACATGTTTTCAATGATCTCTGTTAAGGCTTCTGTTAGCTGATCGGCAGTCTCTTTGATTTGTTCAAACACATCGAAGCTTGTATGTGCTGCTTCTTGGGCCATTTTGATTTGTTCGATCATTCCTAATAGGGAATTATCTATTTGAACAGCATTCTCCGATGTGTTTTCTGCTAATTTACGGATTTCTTCAGCTACTACGCTAAATCCCCTTCCGGCTTCCCCTGCATGGGCGCTCTCTATTGCGGCATTCATGCTTAAGAGGTCTGTCTGCTGGCTTACGGCTTTTATCAAGCTAGTGATTTCGAGCAAACTGTCTATCTCTTTAGCAACATCAGTAATGATCTGATTTGTATTGGCTACTTTTTCACCGCCCAGATTTACTACGTTCTTTAACTCCATAGCCTGTTCTTTTCTTTCACTACCTAAACGGGCTATGCTTTTGATAGAGGCATCCATCTCTTCTATTGAGGCGGATGTATCATCATTTCGATTCGATTGTTCATAGGTTTTGTCACTAAGCCTGTCAATGTTAGTGGAGATTTGTTTGATAGAGGTGAAGTTGGATTTAACACTTACATGAATCCGTTCAATTAATGTTTTGATAGAGCTAATATTCTTCCCTATTTGATTAAGGGCTACGGATGTCTCCTCTGTGGCGCCAGATATATCTTCCCCGTGAGATCTAATATCCGTACTGGCTATTTGGGTGGCTCCAAAGAAATCTTTCAGGGAACCAATGAGACTGTTTAAATCCTTGGCTGTATTACTAACTTCATCCTTACCTTTCAATTCTATATCAAGAGCCAGATTTTTCGATGAGACTTCTTTCATAGCGTCTTCCATTAAACGTAGTCTTTGACTTAAGGAAGAGGCAAACCTTATTCCTGCCAGAATCGATAAAAAGGATAGAAAGATAAAAGAACCAACAGAAATATATAAGAATATCTGTTGTATCTTGTTGATTTCAGTGTCTACATAGTTTCTTGTCTCCGTTACAATCTCGATTCCTGTTTCAAAGAAAACCAGGACAGATTGGATCTGATTATTAAGAACACTGAAAGACAAAGCGGCCATAGTTCCTATGTCCTCATTCATTAGCAAGGTGACCGTTTTTAGGTCTGTAGTTTGCATTTTAAGTAACACGTCTGATGTTTCCAAATCAGCAAAATTGGTTTCGATTGTATCTAGTTTATTTTCAATGTTGCCATAAAGCCGGGGAATCCCTTCTAGTTTTTTTTGTGTTTCTTCTCTTAACAGTCTACGCCCGGGATGAGTTTCCAGAATCAACAAACTGTTCTCCAAACGCTGACGTGCTTCCTTTTCACGTTCTTTTACTTTTACATAACCACTTCTACTGTTGATCAAATCGTTAGTCGACATTCTTAGATTTTGCCAATCAGCTATGTTTTTACTTAATTCTAATTGGAAGTCTTTGAGTTGCCCAACCAAAACTTGATCCACTATCTGTATCAAAGATATAACTAACATTCCAAATATAAATATGCTGGAAAAGCCGATGAGCTTTGATTTGATACGCATGATGCCTCCTCACTTTTCTGTATACAATATGATAGAGGGAAAATAGGAATATCACAATCAATTTGTTCTTTTGTCTTACTTAGGGTAATTTCTATAGTATGGACATTAAACTATTTCATTCAATTAACGACATTGATGAATCTGATTGGATTCTTCTCCAGAAAGAGGCGACCCCCTTCTTTCAGTATCACTGGCTTCACAAATTAGAGCAGGTAGGACTTCTTCATTTCCATAATGGATGGAAACCTATATTTGTAACAGCATGGGAGGATGATGTTCTTGTCGCTTGCCTCTGTCTTTATGAAAAAAAGCATAGCCAGGGAGAATTTGTTTGGGACTATGCCTGGGCAAATGTGGCTCAGCAGATAGGTGTGAGTTATTATCCCAAGCTGGTGGGAACCCAGGCTTTTACAGCTTCACCAGGAACTGCCATTCTTATTAAGTCACAGGAATATTCTGAGGTCAGGAATTTATTAATAGATAAGGCTAAGTCTCTGCTTACAGAGAGAGGATACCCTTCTCTTCATTTATTATGGTGGAAAGCTGATCAGGAACCACCTCAGGGTGACTTTGTGGAATGGACTCATCAGTATTTTCTATGGTCCAACCAGAACTATGGAAGTATGGAAGATTTTCTATATAAGTTTAAAAAGAATCAAAGGCGTAATATTCAAAAAGAGTTGCGTACTGTTCAGGAGGCTGGTATTCAATTTCAAATCCTCACTGAAGAAGATCTTACTCCTGAAATATTAGAGTTCATCTGGGACTGTTATTATATAACTAATGAAAAATTTGGTCCCTGGGGTGCCCTTTATTTAAGTAAAGAGTTTTTTATGAGCTTAGGTGATGGTTTAGTCAAAGGGATAAGAGTCTTCGTAGCTCAATTGGATGGTCGTAA is a window of Spirochaeta cellobiosiphila DSM 17781 DNA encoding:
- a CDS encoding methyl-accepting chemotaxis protein, producing MRIKSKLIGFSSIFIFGMLVISLIQIVDQVLVGQLKDFQLELSKNIADWQNLRMSTNDLINSRSGYVKVKEREKEARQRLENSLLILETHPGRRLLREETQKKLEGIPRLYGNIENKLDTIETNFADLETSDVLLKMQTTDLKTVTLLMNEDIGTMAALSFSVLNNQIQSVLVFFETGIEIVTETRNYVDTEINKIQQIFLYISVGSFIFLSFLSILAGIRFASSLSQRLRLMEDAMKEVSSKNLALDIELKGKDEVSNTAKDLNSLIGSLKDFFGATQIASTDIRSHGEDISGATEETSVALNQIGKNISSIKTLIERIHVSVKSNFTSIKQISTNIDRLSDKTYEQSNRNDDTSASIEEMDASIKSIARLGSERKEQAMELKNVVNLGGEKVANTNQIITDVAKEIDSLLEITSLIKAVSQQTDLLSMNAAIESAHAGEAGRGFSVVAEEIRKLAENTSENAVQIDNSLLGMIEQIKMAQEAAHTSFDVFEQIKETADQLTEALTEIIENMSELSQGSQRILKSTSEGTEMIKAIRNESQSIDDQSKDIQETMRILDQISDEATLGIKEIELGVQEINDAMNNIKKLNISNQEKINHLDTDVRGFKLN
- a CDS encoding GNAT family N-acetyltransferase, coding for MDIKLFHSINDIDESDWILLQKEATPFFQYHWLHKLEQVGLLHFHNGWKPIFVTAWEDDVLVACLCLYEKKHSQGEFVWDYAWANVAQQIGVSYYPKLVGTQAFTASPGTAILIKSQEYSEVRNLLIDKAKSLLTERGYPSLHLLWWKADQEPPQGDFVEWTHQYFLWSNQNYGSMEDFLYKFKKNQRRNIQKELRTVQEAGIQFQILTEEDLTPEILEFIWDCYYITNEKFGPWGALYLSKEFFMSLGDGLVKGIRVFVAQLDGRNIAMSLLFEDNNCLYGRYWGTLEYHDCLHFVLCYYEPIRYCIQKGISSFDPGMGSPHKARRGFSSHHVSSYHYFTNPLMQQIMAKYIPQINEETDEEIQILNNRIPWKEK